One genomic region from Ammospiza caudacuta isolate bAmmCau1 chromosome 1, bAmmCau1.pri, whole genome shotgun sequence encodes:
- the MRS2 gene encoding magnesium transporter MRS2 homolog, mitochondrial, translating into MATNFQGTAGLSQSAQKYRSGLAGRTTPQPPGPQPDPSPRRPRRGCRHRAGLLLPVPARAPPSPRLRGGSGAGPRGRAGSMLRGAALLPRALGGGGGCCCCAARGWAGAAGGGSRPRAAPGLPPGRAWDRPAAVAAVPLGARGLRWAGKLYQHAPTESSQATLASVSPVFAVMKFDKEGNTTYFEKKKTELYQELGLQARDLRFQHVMSIATRNNRIIMRMEFLKAVITPEFLLILDYRNLSLEHWLLNELASQLAGEGQLVTYSLPFEFRAMEAILQYWISKLQGRLNTLQPQILETLEALVDPKLLSVDRSKLHVLLQNGKSLSELETDVKVFKETILEILDEEEVIEELCLSKWTDPQVFEESTSGIDHAEEMELLLENYYRQAEDLLNEARELRVLIDDSESIIFINLDSHRNVMMRLNLQLTMGTFSVSLFGLIGVAFGMNLESSLEEDPRIFWLVTGIMFLGSGLIWRRLLSFLGRHLDPPLPPHVPAALKKSQPAAGRVDIKTSLKGETFGLSRSTLTNQ; encoded by the exons ATGGCTACGAACTTCCAGGGCACCGCTGGGTTATCTCAGAGCGCTCAGAAATACAGAAGCGGGTTGGCAGGACGCACCACTCCACAGCCGCCCGGGCCCCAGCCGGATCCCTCTCCTCGCAGGCCGCGCCGGGGCTGCCGTCACCGCGCCGGGCTCCTCCTCCCCGTCCCGGCCCGGGCTCCTCCCTCGCCGCGGCTGCGCGGCGGGAGCGGTGCCGGGCCGAGGGGCCGAGCGGGGTCGATGCTGCGCGGGGCCGCGCTGCTCCCCCGCGCCCTGGGCGGTggcggcggctgctgctgctgcgcgGCCCGCGGCtgggcgggcgcggcgggcggcggctccCGCCCGAGGGCCGCCCCGGGGCTGCCGCCGGGCCGCGCCTGGGACCGGCCCGCGGCCGTGGCGGCGGTGCCGCTGGGCGCCCGCGGGCTGCGCTGGGCCG GTAAATTGTACCAACATGCCCCGACTGAGAGCTCCCAAGCCACCCTGGCCAGCGTGTCTCCTGTTTTTGCCGTG ATGAAGTTTGACAAAGAGGGAAATACTACCTATTTTG aaaagaagaaaacagaattgtACCAGGAGTTGGGTCTTCAAGCTCGAGATCTAAGATTTCAACATGTGATGAGCATTGCAACCAGGAACAACAGGATCATCATGAGAATGGAG TTCTTGAAGGCTGTCATAACACCAGAGTTTCTTCTGATACTAGATTATCGTAATTTAAGTCTGGAACACTGGCTCCTCAATGAACTAGCATCTCAGCTGGCCGGGGAAGGTCAACTAGTCACATATTCCCTGCCCTTTGAATTCCGAGCCATGGAAGCAATTCTGCAGTACTGG ATCAGCAAACTGCAGGGAAGACTTAACACTTTGCAGCCTCAGATCCTTGAGACACTGGAAGCCCTAGTGGATCCCAAGCTTTTATCCGTGGATAGGAGTAAACTACATGTTCTTCTGCAAAATGGCAAGAG CTTGTCAGAACTGGAAACAGATGTTAAAGTCTTCAAAGAAACGATTCTGGAGATCTTAGACGAAGAGGAAGTAATAGAAGAACTCTGTCTGTCTAAATGGACTGATCCACAAGTATT TGAGGAGAGTACATCTGGGATTGACCATGCAGAGgaaatggagctgctgttggagaATTATTACAGACAAGCAGAAGATCTTTTAAATGAAGCTCGTGAACTCAGAGTACTGATTGACGACTCAGAAAGCATCATCTTTATCAACCTGGACAG CCACCGTAATGTGATGATGAGGCTGAACTTGCAGCTGACCATGGGgactttctctgtctctctctttgGACTCATAGGAGTTGCATTTGGTATGAACTTGGAGTCATCCCTTGAAGAG GACCCCAGGATATTTTGGTTGGTGACAGGGATTATGTTTCTGGGAAGTGGTCTGATCTGGCGGCGCTTACTTTCCTTCCTTGGGCGGCACCTGGATCCTCCGCTACCTCCTCAC GTTCCTGCAGCtttgaaaaaatcccaaccagCAGCTGGAAGAGTGGACATAAAGACCAGTCTTAAAGGAGAAACATTTGGGCTGAGCAGAAGCACATTAACAAACCAGTAG